Proteins encoded together in one Triticum dicoccoides isolate Atlit2015 ecotype Zavitan chromosome 7B, WEW_v2.0, whole genome shotgun sequence window:
- the LOC119337382 gene encoding 36.4 kDa proline-rich protein-like, with product MEASTTKLRPLLLTFLLIITTAIAAPTLACDECHKPPKAPKPSHPPKAKAPAHPAKSRVPCPPPVYGPPHGHVPRPPVVGPPKGHLPRTPVVSPPKGNAPHTPVVGPPKGHVPRPPVYSPPKGPIVRPPVTTPPVVVGPPVTYPPITNPPPKGPIPRPPVTTPPVVVGPPVTFPPITNPPVVGPPITYPAPPVIAPPVTTPPSPPVTTPTPPSTPGTTPPSTTPGTTPPSTPGSTPCGCGSQPPAPAPPATQTCPVDTLKLGACVDLLGGLVHIGLGDPVVNQCCPLLEGLVELEAAVCLCTTIRLKLLNINLALPLALQLLLSCGKTPPPGFTCSI from the coding sequence ATGGAAGCGAGCACGACGAAGCTCCGGCCACTCCTGCTGACcttcctcctcatcatcaccaCCGCCATCGCGGCACCCACCCTCGCCTGCGACGAGTGCCACAAGCCCCCCAAGGCCCCCAAGCCTTCCCACCCGCCCAAGGCCAAGGCCCCCGCCCACCCGGCGAAGAGCCGCGTACCTTGCCCTCCGCCGGTCTACGGCCCGCCCCATGGCCACGTACCTCGCCCGCCGGTCGTCGGCCCGCCCAAGGGCCACCTCCCTCGCACGCCGGTCGTCAGCCCGCCCAAGGGCAACGCCCCTCACACGCCGGTCGTCGGCCCGCCCAAGGGCCACGTCCCTCGTCCGCCGGTCTACAGCCCTCCCAAGGGGCCCATCGTGCGCCCACCGGTCACCACGCCTCCCGTCGTCGTCGGCCCGCCGGTCACCTACCCGCCCATCACCAACCCTCCGCCCAAGGGTCCCATCCCGCGCCCGCCGGTCACCACTCCTCCCGTCGTCGTCGGGCCGCCGGTCACCTTCCCGCCCATCACCAACCCTCCCGTCGTCGGCCCGCCGATCACGTACCCCGCGCCACCGGTGATCGCCCCTCCGGTCACCACTCCCCCGTCGCCGCCGGTCACCACTCCCACTCCCCCGTCGACGCCGGGGACAACTCCCCCGTCGACGACGCCGGGGACCACTCCCCCGTCGACGCCGGGGAGCACACCGTGCGGCTGCGGCTCGCAGCCGCCAGCGCCAGCGCCGCCGGCGACGCAGACGTGCCCGGTGGACACGCTGAAGCTCGGGGCGTGCGTGGACCTGCTGGGCGGGCTGGTGCATATCGGCCTGGGCGACCCGGTGGTGAACCAGTGCTGCCCGCTGCTGGAGGGGCTGGtggagctggaggcggcggtgTGCCTCTGCACCACCATCCGGCTCAAGCTCCTCAACATCAACCTCGCCCTGCCCCTCGCCCTCCAGCTCCTCCTCTCCTGCGGCAAGACCCCGCCACCCGGCTTCACCTGCTCCATCTAG